The DNA segment TCCGTATCTGTCCGACTGCTCCGAGGACGAAACCGAGGAGGGCGAACGCGAGAGAGGCCGAACGTTTCATGCGAATCACTGGTATCCCGATGAGACATAAACCCTGGCACGTCGCCGTCGAGGCTTTCCGACGTCTCCTCGCCGTCTCCCCGACGTCTCTGCCCGGCTACCTCCCGGCGTCCGACTCGCCGACCTCGACTTTCCGCCCGCTTTCGGCCGACTCGTAGATGGCCTCGACGGCTTCCATGTCGGCCAGACCGTCGTGGCCATCGGGTTCGGGGGTCGCGTCCGTGAGGACGCAGTGGGCGAAGTAGTCGAACTCCTCGGCCACCTCGTTGACGAACTCGCCGGTGTACTCGACGCGTTCGCCGTCGCGTTCGACGGTGAGTTTCGGGCTGATTTCGGAGTTGAACGCGGGGTTCAGACTCGCCTGACCCTCCGTACCGATGACCCTGAGCCTGTCGTCGGCCTGAGCTTCGTAACTGGCGGTGCAGGCGGCCGTGGCGGCCCCGGGGAACTCCAACTGGAAGGTGACATGTTCGTCGACGCCGGCGAACGTCTCGTCGGGCGTACGGGTCGTCGCCGTCGCGGCGGTCGGGTCGGCGTCGAACAGGAACCGCGCGGCGTTCAGCGGGTAGACGCCCACGTCCATCATCGCGCCGCCGCCCGCGAGGTCCGGGTCGAGGCGCCACTGGTCGGGGCCGCCGCCGTTCTCCAGGATGTGGCCCGTGAACCAGCCGTGGAACGCGACCGGGTCGCCCAGCGCGCCGTCCCGGATTAGCTCGCGTAGGCGGCGCATCGAGGGGTCGGTCTGCATCCGGTAGGCGACCATCAGCGTCACGCCCGCCTCCTCGCAGACCCGGACCATCTCGCGGGCGCGCTCGGCGGTCGCCTCGATGGGCTTCTCGCAGAGGACGTGCTTGCCGTGGTCGGCGGCGGTCCGGGCGTGGTCGAGGTGGAGCGCGTTCGGCCCCGCGACGTACACCGCGTCGTACGCCTTGCTCGACTCGCCGGCCCCGAACTCCTCGTAGTCGATGGTCGTCGACACGTCGTACTCGTCGGCGACTTCGCGGGCCTTCTCGGGCGACCCGCTGACCAGCGCCGTCACCTCGCAGAAGTCGGTGTCCTCCATCACGGGCAGGACGTGCTCGCGGGAGAACTCCCCGAGGCCGACCAGCGCGAACCGGACCGTCCCCTCGTCGGTCGTCTGCCAGTCGCGCGCCGCGAAGTCCCCGAAGTAGGTGTCGAAGTTCACGCCTCGGTCGTCGGCGCGCAGGCCGGAAAGCGTGTCGGTGGCGCGGGCCGGAGCGGGCGTGTCGGTAGCGCGAGCCAGCGAAGGCGTTCTCGCGAACGCGGCCGGGCCATTCATCTCGCCGGGCCGAGAATGGCCGTCGTGGTCGGGACTGGCATCTGGTACGCGACGCTCGCGGCGCTCGTCTGGGGCGGCTACCTCTTCGAACTGAAACGATACTTCTCGGAGTACCCGCCGGCGGTGGTCATCGTGACGGCGAACGCGGCCGCCGTCGCGTGGTATCTCCCGTACGTCCTGCTCCGCCCCGCCGACGGCCCGGTGACCGGCGAGCTAACGCTTCCGGCGCTGGGACTCGTCGGCTTCGTCCTCGTCGCCAGCGCCGTCGCCTACCTCGCGCTGTTGTACGCGCTGTCGGCCGGCGACGTCTCCTACGTCGCGCCACTCGGGAAACTGGTCCCGGCGTTCACGCTCCCTCTCGAAGTGCTCCTGGTCGGCGAGCACCTCGCGCCCGAACAGGTGGTCGGCGTCGGCTTCGCCACGCTGGCGGTCTACCTCGCCAACTACCAGCACACCGGCCCTCTCGCGCCGATTCGGCGGGCCGCGACCCACCGACCCGCCCAACTGGCGCTCGCGAGCGCCGCGCTCTACGCCGGAGTGGACGTGGGGACCCGGGTGCTGTTGCAGGGCGTGGGCATCCGGTCGGACGTCTGGGCGCTGGTCTACACCGGCGGGGTAGCGGCGGTGTTGCTCCCGATCGCCGTCCGCCAGTGGCCCTCGGGGTTCGCCGCCGCACTACCGAAGTTCCTCGCGGCGGGCGCGGCCGTCGCCGTCGCGACCCACCTCATGATGCAGTCGTTCGCCGTCCTCCCCGCGAGCGTCGTCTCGCCGATTCTCAACACCCAGGCGGTCGTCGCCGTCGTCCTCGGCGGCGTGCTACTCGGCGAGGACCGGTTCGCGCTCCGTCTGGTGGCGGGTGCGGTCGCCGTCGTCGGCATCGCGCTCATCGCGCTCGGCTGAGAATCGGGTCGCGGCAAATTCCACCGAACCCAAAGGGAAAACTGTTTGAAATCGCTCGCCGCATTCGTGGACATGAAAGTCCGCGTCAGCGACGGTGCGACCGACGAGGAGGCCTCGGCCATCGCGGAGGCGCTCGCACAGCACGTCCGCGACGAGGTAGAGGTGTACGTGGGTGACGCCGACACGCCGACGGCGGTCCGCGGGGGACCCGCCGAACCGGCGGGGTCGGCGCCTTCGGCATCGACGTCGGCCTCGGCGTCGTCGGTCGCCGCTTCGGCCGAAGCGGCGACCGACGACTACGGTCCCACCGAGCGCGAGCAGGCGCTGTGGGACGAGATAGAGGACATCGAACTCGGCGGTCCCGAGAAGTACAAGGAACGACTCTCCGAGCAGGGGAAACTGTTCGTCCGCGACCGACTCGACCTCTGGTTCGGCGAGGACGGGATGCTGTTCGAGGACGGGAAGTTCGCCAACTTCGACGCCTGGCACGAGGATAGCCCCGAAGTCGAGGAGGGCAACGACGACAGACTGCCCGGCGACGGCCTGCTGACCGGCGCCGCGGAGTTCGAGGGCCGGGAGGTCCACTTCATGGCCAACGACTTCACCGTCAAGGCCGGGTCGATGGCCGAGAAGGGCGTCGAGAAGTTCCTCCGGATGCAACAGCGCGCGCTCAAGTCGGGCAAACCGGTGCTCTACCTGATGGACTCGTCGGGCGGACGCATCGACCAGCAGACCGGCTTCTTCGCCAACCGCGAGGGCATCGGGAAGTACTACTACAACCACTCGATGCTGTCGGGACGGGTCCCCCAGATCTGCGTCCTCTACGGTCCCTGCATCGCGGGCGCGGCCTACACGCCCGTCTTCGCCGACTTCACCGTGATGGTCCGGGGGATGTCGGCGATGGCCATCGCCAGCCCCCGAATGGTCCAGATGGTCACCGGCGAGGATATCGAGATGCAGGACCTCGGCGGCCCGGACGTCCACGCCAAGTACTCCGGGAGCGCCGACCTGGTCGCCGACGACGAGGAACACGCCCGCGAACTGGTCGCGAATCTCATCTCGTACCTCCCGGACAACGCCGACGAGAAGCCCCCGAAGACCGAGGGCCGAGCGCCCGCGAAGTCGCCGGAGGGCATCGACGGCGTGGTTCCCAGAGAGCCGAACAAGGGCTACGACATGACCGAGGTCATCGACCGCGTGGTCGACGAGGGGTCGTTCTTCGAACTCAAGCCCGAGTACGGCAAGGAGATCGTCACCGCGTTCGCCCGCATCGACGGCCGACCCGTCGGCATCGTCGCCAACCAACCGGCCCAGCGCGCGGGCGCCATCTTCCCGGACGCCGCCGAGAAGGCCGCGGAGTTCATCTGGACCTGCGACGCCTACGACGTGCCCCTGCTGTACCTCTGTGACACGCCGGGGTTCATGGCCGGTTCGCAGGTCGAGAAGGACGCCATCCTGGAGAAGGGCAAGAAGTTCATCTACGCCACCTCGTCGGCGACGGTGCCCAAGCAGACCGTCGTCGTCCGGAAGGCCTACGGCGCGGGCATCTACGCGATGGGCGGCCCGGCCTACGACCCCGAGAGCATCGTCGGACTTCCCTCGGGCGAGATCGCCATCATGGGCCCCGAGGCGGCCATCAACGCGGTGTACGCCCGCAAGCTCTCGGAGATCGACGACGAGGACGAGCGCGCGGAGATGGAGCGGGAACTCCGCGAGGAGTACCGCGAGGACATCGACATCCACCGGATGGCCAGCGAGGTGGTCGTCGACGAGATCGTGCCGCCGAGCACGCTCCGGACCGAACTCGAGAACCGCTTCGCGTTCTACGAGGACGTCGAGAAGGAGCTTCCGGACAAGAAGCACGGCACGATACTGTAGATTCGACGAACACTCCTGTAGTTTCGGCGTCGAACTTTGCCTCCGAGGCTTCTGCGGCTCACAAGCCACGCCTGCCGGCTCTTATCGCCCGAATAACACCTCGAACGACCGTCTCGAACCGCCAGCGGCCGCTTCTCTCCTCGCGCGCCCCCGACCGGCGACGAACCTTCCCGACCGATTAATCGGCCGCGTCGGCGGCTAAGGAGCTGTATAACAATGGTCCGAGCCCCCGTTCGTCGAATCGTGAGGAGGTCCGGTCGGTCTCGACCGCGCCGCCACGAACACCATCATGAGCTCGGACGCACCGCCGTTGCTGACTCGAACCGGCGCAAAGCGCGTCGTCCCCGCCGCGTTCGGGGACGTCGAGGGGATAGAGCGGGCGCTGTGGGTGCTGGTCGCCGCGGCGCTCGTCGGCGACCTGTTGACGACCTACTACGGTCTCCAGATCGGACTCACTGAATCTAACCCGGTCGCCCGCGCCGCCCTGGAGCAGTTCGGCTTCGCCGCGATGTTCGCGATGAAGCTGTTCGCGGTCGGCGTCGGCGTCTTCTGCCGGCAGTTCCTCGCAGGCCGGCACGTCCTCCTCGTGCCGGTGGGGCTGGCGGTGCCGTGGACGGCGGCGGTGGTGGTGAACCTATCGCTGTACGCGACCGTGCTCTGAGGCGGGTCCGGTCCCCGATTTCCCTTTTCGCAATCCATTTACACCCGGTCCGTAAGTGACCGGACGTGCCACCCACGTCCCGACGGCGACTCCTCCGACGCTCATCGGTACTCGCGGCGACGGCGCTCGCGGGCTGTACCGGCGGACTGTTCGGCGACTCCGCCGAGGAAACCCGACTCCGCGAGCGCGTCCGGAAACTCGAACGGAAGAACGCCAACCTCAGCGCTCGACTCCGGAGCGAGCGGAACGAGAGTCGGCGCCTGGAAGCGAACCGGACCCGCCTCGCCGACCGGTTGGCCGCCGAGCGAAACGAGACGCGCAGACTCCGTCGGCGACTCGAAAACCGGACCGCGGAACTGGAGACTCTCAGGGGCGAAATTCGGGCCCACGAACGGCGAATCACCGAGCTACAGGCGGAGATCTCGGTCCTCAAGGAGGGAAACTCGGGGAGTCGCTTCGCCGAGTCGGTCCGGTCGAAGGCGCTCACCGTCGGCGAGCGCGTCCGGAAATCGGTCGTGTTCGTCCAGACCGAGGGTGCCGACAGCGTCGGCCACGGCACCGGGCTCTTCCTCGAAGACGACCTGGTCGTGACCAACAGCCACGTCATCGCCGGCGCCGACGAAATCGACTGCTGGACCCTCGACGGCGACCGCCTCGACGCGACCGTCGTCGGTCGCGTCGAGGACCGGGACCCGGACGTCGCGGCGCTCCGGACCGACGCTGACGGTCGTCCGCTGGATACCGGCGACTCGTCGGGACTCTCGTCCGATCAACCGCTGTTGCAGGTCGGCCACCCCGCGGCGTTCGGCAACTGGGTCATCGCGCTCGGTCGGTTTCACGGGCGCGTCCGCTACCGGAGCGCCGACGGCGGCACCCACCCGGAGCTACGAACCTCCGTGCCCACCTTCCAGGGGAGTAGCGGGTCGCCGCTCGTCACGCTCGACGGTCGAGTCGTCGGGCTGACGTACGCGTGGACGCCCAAGAAGTACAAGCAGGCCGACGAGGCCCCCGAACCCGCCCCGGCGAAGGTCTACGAGGCGGTGTCCCCGAACACGTACTCGCTCCACGAGACGGTCGAACGCGTGCTGGCGCGGGTCGAAGACTGGGAGTGAGCCTCGCCGGTTCGCCCGGCGTTACCGGTTCTCCTTCTTCAGCGAGAGCACCGTCCGGTCGAACTCGCAGACCAGCGTCTCGTCGTCCTCATCGTCACCGTCTCCGCCGTCGCCCGCGCCGTCCCCGTCGTTCACTTTGAACGCCTCGACGTGCATCGTCACGACGCCGCGCTCGCCGTCGCTCGTCTCGCGCTTGTCGGTGACAGTCGACTGGGCGCGGATGGTGTCGCCGTGGAACACGGGATTCGGATGCTCGACGTTGTCGTAACTGAGGTTGGCGACGATGGTGCCGTCGGTGGTGTCTGGAATCGAGACGCCGACCGCGAGGCTCATCGTGTAGAGGCCGTTGACCAGTCGCTCGCCGAACTGGGTTTCCTCGGCGAAGGCGGCGTCGAGGTGGAGCGGTTGCTGGTTCATCGTCATGTCGCAGAACTGCTGATTGTCCGACTCGCTGATCGTCCGTCGCTTGTCGTGTTCGTAGGTCGCACCGACCTCGAACTCCTCGTAGTAGAGTCCAGTCATGCCACCAGAGTCGCCCGCGGGGAGCAAAAATCCCGACGGTTCACGGCGATACGACGAAATTACCCGGGATGAAACGAATCGCAACGGTCGTTAATCGGGTCATAACGAAGGGTACTGTCTGAATACGTACCTTCGCAGTCTGACACAGCCGACACCTAATCCATGTCCAAGGACGCATCTCGATTCGAGTGGGCCACGCCGCGAACAGGGGAATGTGAGCGCGCCGACTCCGCCTCCGGACGCGAAGCGGCGAGTACGCCGCGGGGCCGAGCGCCCTCGGCCGGAGGTCCGGCGGGTGCGCGCGGCGACGGGGACCCCTTCCCGTCGCCGCGCGCACGCACGCTGGGAGTCGGACAGGCCCGCACTGAGCGTGTGACCGA comes from the Halorussus vallis genome and includes:
- a CDS encoding DUF5658 family protein; amino-acid sequence: MSSDAPPLLTRTGAKRVVPAAFGDVEGIERALWVLVAAALVGDLLTTYYGLQIGLTESNPVARAALEQFGFAAMFAMKLFAVGVGVFCRQFLAGRHVLLVPVGLAVPWTAAVVVNLSLYATVL
- a CDS encoding S1C family serine protease, whose amino-acid sequence is MPPTSRRRLLRRSSVLAATALAGCTGGLFGDSAEETRLRERVRKLERKNANLSARLRSERNESRRLEANRTRLADRLAAERNETRRLRRRLENRTAELETLRGEIRAHERRITELQAEISVLKEGNSGSRFAESVRSKALTVGERVRKSVVFVQTEGADSVGHGTGLFLEDDLVVTNSHVIAGADEIDCWTLDGDRLDATVVGRVEDRDPDVAALRTDADGRPLDTGDSSGLSSDQPLLQVGHPAAFGNWVIALGRFHGRVRYRSADGGTHPELRTSVPTFQGSSGSPLVTLDGRVVGLTYAWTPKKYKQADEAPEPAPAKVYEAVSPNTYSLHETVERVLARVEDWE
- the gfo6 gene encoding D-xylose 1-dehydrogenase Gfo6, whose product is MNFDTYFGDFAARDWQTTDEGTVRFALVGLGEFSREHVLPVMEDTDFCEVTALVSGSPEKAREVADEYDVSTTIDYEEFGAGESSKAYDAVYVAGPNALHLDHARTAADHGKHVLCEKPIEATAERAREMVRVCEEAGVTLMVAYRMQTDPSMRRLRELIRDGALGDPVAFHGWFTGHILENGGGPDQWRLDPDLAGGGAMMDVGVYPLNAARFLFDADPTAATATTRTPDETFAGVDEHVTFQLEFPGAATAACTASYEAQADDRLRVIGTEGQASLNPAFNSEISPKLTVERDGERVEYTGEFVNEVAEEFDYFAHCVLTDATPEPDGHDGLADMEAVEAIYESAESGRKVEVGESDAGR
- a CDS encoding MaoC family dehydratase — translated: MTGLYYEEFEVGATYEHDKRRTISESDNQQFCDMTMNQQPLHLDAAFAEETQFGERLVNGLYTMSLAVGVSIPDTTDGTIVANLSYDNVEHPNPVFHGDTIRAQSTVTDKRETSDGERGVVTMHVEAFKVNDGDGAGDGGDGDDEDDETLVCEFDRTVLSLKKENR
- a CDS encoding EamA family transporter, which gives rise to MAVVVGTGIWYATLAALVWGGYLFELKRYFSEYPPAVVIVTANAAAVAWYLPYVLLRPADGPVTGELTLPALGLVGFVLVASAVAYLALLYALSAGDVSYVAPLGKLVPAFTLPLEVLLVGEHLAPEQVVGVGFATLAVYLANYQHTGPLAPIRRAATHRPAQLALASAALYAGVDVGTRVLLQGVGIRSDVWALVYTGGVAAVLLPIAVRQWPSGFAAALPKFLAAGAAVAVATHLMMQSFAVLPASVVSPILNTQAVVAVVLGGVLLGEDRFALRLVAGAVAVVGIALIALG
- a CDS encoding acyl-CoA carboxylase subunit beta, producing MKVRVSDGATDEEASAIAEALAQHVRDEVEVYVGDADTPTAVRGGPAEPAGSAPSASTSASASSVAASAEAATDDYGPTEREQALWDEIEDIELGGPEKYKERLSEQGKLFVRDRLDLWFGEDGMLFEDGKFANFDAWHEDSPEVEEGNDDRLPGDGLLTGAAEFEGREVHFMANDFTVKAGSMAEKGVEKFLRMQQRALKSGKPVLYLMDSSGGRIDQQTGFFANREGIGKYYYNHSMLSGRVPQICVLYGPCIAGAAYTPVFADFTVMVRGMSAMAIASPRMVQMVTGEDIEMQDLGGPDVHAKYSGSADLVADDEEHARELVANLISYLPDNADEKPPKTEGRAPAKSPEGIDGVVPREPNKGYDMTEVIDRVVDEGSFFELKPEYGKEIVTAFARIDGRPVGIVANQPAQRAGAIFPDAAEKAAEFIWTCDAYDVPLLYLCDTPGFMAGSQVEKDAILEKGKKFIYATSSATVPKQTVVVRKAYGAGIYAMGGPAYDPESIVGLPSGEIAIMGPEAAINAVYARKLSEIDDEDERAEMERELREEYREDIDIHRMASEVVVDEIVPPSTLRTELENRFAFYEDVEKELPDKKHGTIL